Sequence from the Rhizomicrobium sp. genome:
TTCCGCGCGGCGGCGAGCGATGTCGTGCGGCTGGACAAGCCCGCGTGATGCGCGCGCGCCTCACGCTCTATGTCGCGCGCCACGGCCAGACCGACGCGAACGTCGCCGGGCGATACCCCGGCCATCGCGAGACGCCGCTGACCGCGTTCGGGCAGGAGCAGGCGCGCGCCATGGGCCGCGCCCTGCTGGCCGAGCTGGACCCGCGCCCGACGCTCAAATTCGCCGCCAGCCCGCTCGGGCCGGGCGCAGGCGACGATGCGGCTGATCCGCGGCGAACTGGGCCTGGCGCCGGACGGCTTCGCGACCGATGCCAGGCTCATCGATATCGATCACGGCGATTGGACGGGCCTGACGCCCGAAGAAGTGCGCGCGCGGTTTCCGGAGAATTTCGCCGAGCACACCGGCGGCATGTGGGACGTCGCGATGCAGGGCGGCGAGAGCTATGGCGATCTGGCGGCGCGGGTGCGCAGCTTCCTCGCCGAGGTCCAATCCGACATGGTGACGGTCTCGCACGGCGCGACATCGCAGATGCTGCGGGGATTGCCGGTGGGCATGGACCCGGCGCGCATTATCGCCTTGCCGGAAACGCAGGGCGTGGTGTTCCGCGTGCGTGATAAACTGATCGCGCAACTTCCGGCGCGGTGACCCCCATGGGCCGATTTCCGCGACCTCACCCTCTATGTGATCCGCCATGGCGAGTGCGAGCACAACGTCGCCGGCCGCGCGGCGTCGTGGGACGACTCGCCGCTCACGGCCCGGGGACGCGGCCAGGCGCGCGGCAACGGCGCCCTGCTCGGCGAGATCGCCGGCGATCTCTCCGGTTTCGATTTCTTCGCGAGCCCGCTGCACCGGACCTGCACGACGATGGAGCTGGTGCGCGAGGCGGCCGGCCTGCCGCCCACGGGCTATCGCGCCGACCACCGCCTCATGGAGATCCATTTCGGCGATCACACCTGGATGACGCGCGAAGAGATCGCGAACGTCGATCCGCTGCTGCCCGGCCTCGACGACAAGGACGACTGGGACTATGTGCGCCCGCGCGGCGAAAGCTGGGCGGGACTGCACGAGCGCGTCGCCCGCTTCCTGCCGACGCTCACGCGCGACGCGGTGATCGTGACCCATTACGGCCCGGCGCGGGCGATCCGCGCGCATTATCTCGGCCTTACGCCGGAAGAGACGAAACGCTACAAACCACCGCACGCCGGAATCATGCGATTGTCGCAGGGTACGGAAGCCATCTTCGGCGATTAGGATGTCGTTCAACACCTTCGGCCATCTGTTCCGCGTCACGACCTTCGGCGAGAGCCACGGGCCGGCGATCGGCTGCGTGATCGACGGCTGCCCGCCGGGTATCGCGCTCAGCGAAGCCGACATCCAGGCCGATCTCGACCGGCGCCGGCCGGGGCAATCGAAATTCGTCACGCAGCGGCAGGAGCCGGACACGGTGAAGATCCTGTCCGGCGTGTTCCAGGACGAGCGGATGGCGGCGCAGGTGACGACGGGGACGCCCATCGCGCTTCTGATTGAGAATGTCGATCAGCGGTCGAAAGACTATGGCGAGATCCGCGACAAGTTCCGGCCCGGCCATGCCGACTACACCTATTTCGCCAAATACGGCGTGCGCGACTATCGCGGCGGCGGTCGGCAAAGCGCGCGCGAGACCGCCAGCCGGGTCGCGGCCGGCGCGGTGGCGCGCAAGGTGCTGGCATCGCTCTATCCCGAGGCGCGGGTGCGCGGCGCGCTGGTGCAGATGGGTACGAAGACCATCGACTGCGCGAAATGGGATTGGACGGAAGTGGCGAACAACCCGTTCTTCTGCCCCGACGCGGGCGCGGTCGCTCCGTGGACGGAGTATCTCGAAGGCGTGCGCAAGGCGGGCTCTTCCGTCGGCGCGGTGATCGAGGTGGTGGCGGCGGGCATTCCCGCCGGTCTCGGCGCGCCGGTCTATGCCAAGCTCGACGGCGATCTCGCCGCCGCGATGATGAGCATCAACGCGGTCAAGGGCGTGGAGATCGGCGACGGCTTCGGCGCCGCCGCGCTGACCGGCGAGGAGAATGCCGACGAGATGCGCGCCGGCAATGACGGCAAGCCGCGGTTCCTGGCGAACCATGCCGGCGGCATCCTCGGCGGCATCTCGACCGGCCAGCCCATCGTCTGCCGCTTCGCGGTCAAGCCGACCTCGTCGATCCTGTCGCCGCGCCTGACGGTGGACGTGCACAATGCCGAGACCGACATCCAGACCAAGGGCCGCCACGACCCCTGCGTCGGCATCCGCGCCGTGCCGGTGGGCGAGGCGATGATGGCCTGCGTGCTGGCGGACCATGCGCTGCGCCAGCGGGCGCAGGTCGGCTAACGCCAGCGCGGCATCGCGGCGGCGATTTGTGTGCCGATGGAAAGTTGCGGCTCGGACGGATAGGCCTTGATCTCGGCCTCCTTGCGGCTGACGCAGGCGCGGATCGCGTCGGCCAGGCCGCCGAAATCGCCGACCCCGCCGACGGAATCGAGCCAGCAATTGTCGAAGAAGGTGTAGTGGTCGTTGTCGCCGCAGCCGAAGGACGGCCGGTCGGGGCGCGCCGCCGTCATCACGAAGCGGTTGGGCGCCGCGAGCGCGGGAACGAACACGCCGGAAAAACAGGCGGCGACGAACACCACGGTCGGGCGGCTGCCGCAGGCATTGTCGATCATGGTCGCCATCGGCTCCGGCGCGAAGGTCGTATCGCCCAGCACGATGCCGTCGGGCGAACCATGGCTGGTGAAATAGACGAAGCAGCCGCCCGTGGTGCGGTTCGACAGGTCCCAAAGTTGGTTCGCGATATCCTGCTTGTCGGAAGGCTCGGTGCCCGGATGGATGTCCGGGCGGACGGAGAACTGGATCGTGTTGCCCGGCGAAAAGCCGAGCCGGGCGAGGTCGGCGGCGATGTCGCGCCGGCCGTTGTCGAACACCTCGGACGGCGCGCCGGAATGGGAGTGCCAGTCGCCGGCGACGACGATCGCCGCCCAGTCCGAAAACCCGGCGGCCGAGGCGGCCGACACCGCCAGGGCCGCGCCCAGAACCCCCAGGACAAACGCGAATATCTTCATCAGCGTCCCCACGCTCACCGCCTCGCGCGTTCTCGCGCGAAAGCAGCCACCAGCTCAATATGCGACGACCACAGGAATTGGTCCACGGGGGTGACGGCGCCGATCCGGTAGCCGCCGTCAACCAGGATGCGGGCGTCGCGCGCGAAGCTCGCGGCATCGCAGGAGACATAGGCGAGGCGCGGCACCCTGGCGGCGGCAAGCTGGCGCGCCTGGGCCTCGGCGCCGGCACGCGGCGGATCGAGCACCACAGCGTCGAAGGGCGCCAGCTCCGCCGGGCCCAGCGGAATCTTGAACAGATCGCGGCGCGCCGTCGTCACGGGCTTGAGGCCCGGCGTCGCCCGGGCGGCGGCGGCCAGCGCGTCCAGCATCCCCTGCTCGCGCTCCACCGCATGCACCCGCGCGCCCTCGGCCAGCGGCAGCGAAAAGGTGCCGCAGCCGGAGAAGAAATCGGCGATCGTCTTGGCGCCCCTCACCGCCTCGCGCACGCGGACGACGAGCGCCGCTTCGCCTTCATGCGTCGGCTGGAGGAAGGTGTCGGGCGGCAGCTTCACTGACGCCTTGCCGAGCGTCACGACGGGCGCGGCGCTTTCGAAGGCCATCACGGCGTTCCAGGTGATGCGGACGGCCTTGAGCCCCGGCGCCGCCCTGGCCAGGGCTGCGATGCGGTCCGGCGTGAGCTTGGGCTGGGCGCGGAAGGCGATGTCGAGGCCGTTGTCGGCCTCGGTAACCCGCGCTTCGGCGTCCTGGCCGTCGGCGAGCAAGGTCGGCATGGCCGTCCGCAGCGCCGCCGCGAGGGCGAACAGCGCCGGCGTCAGCACCAGGCATTCGCGCATGTCGACGATGTCGTGGGAGCGCAGCGGATGAAAGCCGATCTCGACCCTGCCGCCCCGCCGCGCGACGTTGAGCACGGCGCGGCGGCGGCTTTGCGGCGGGACTTCGACGATCTCGCCGACCTCGGCTTCGACGCCCTGCTTCGCCAGGGCGCGGACGACCGCGTCGCGCTTGGCGGCGCGGTATTCCGCCTGCGGCACATCCTGGAGCGTGCAGCCGCCGCAAACCCCGAAATGGCGGCAGAGTGCGCTCACATTTTCTTCGCGGCGATCAGGTATTCGCGGTTGCCGTCGCCGCCTTCGATCGGGCTTTCCATGTGGCCGCAGATGGTCCAGCCGGCTTGGTCGGCGATCCAGTCGGCGACGTCCTTGACCGCGGCGTCCCGCGCCTCGGCGTCCTTGACGATGCCGCCCTTGCCGACGGCAAAGCGGCCGACCTCGAATTGCGGCTTGACCAGCGCCACCAGCCAGGCGCCGGAGCCGGCCAGCGACAGCGCCGGCGGCAAAGCGAGCTTGAGGCCGATGAAACTCACATCGATCACGACCGCCATCGGCGTTTCCTTCACCTGCTCGCGCGTCAGCGCACGCGCGTTGACGCCGTCGCAGGCGACGACGCGCTCATCGCGGCGCACCTTGGGATGCATCTGGGCGTGGCCGACATCGACGGCGTAGACCTTCCTGGCGCCGCGTTCGAGCAGCACCTCGGTGAAGCCGCCGGTCGAGGCGCCGACATCGAGGCAGACAGATCCTTGGGCGACAATTCGAACTGGTCCAGGCGGCGACGAGCTTCAGCGCGCCGCGCGAGACGTAAGGATGCGGCTTGACGTATTCGATCTGCGCGTCGGGATCGAGGGTGCGCGACGGCTTGCTCACGATCTCGCCATTGACCTTCAAGCGGCCGGAGCGGATCGCGGATTGCGCTTCGGTACGGCTCTTGGCGTAGCCGTTCTTCACCAGGAACATGTCGGCGCGGAGATCGTCTGTGGATGGCGTGCTCATGGGCTCACTCGGTTAAACGGAAGAAGCCGCCATCCCCACGGCCGCGTCCGATTCTGTTGTCGATTTGCGCCGGCGCAAAGGCCACGTCGCGCGAGCGGGACAATGCAACATAACGACGTCGGACGTCCAGATTATTCGCGCCGATGACCTCTCCCGCTCGTGGGAGAGGTTGTCAGGCGATCTTGCCCGCGGCTTCGGCTTCGCGTTCGCGGCCGAGCGCGTTCAGGGCCGTCGCGACGATCGCCTTGGCGTCGAGGCCGGCGGCTTCGTACATCCGGTCCGGCGTGTCGTGGTCCTGGAACCGGTCGGGCAGCACCATCGGGCGCACCTTGAGGCCGCGGTCGAGCAGGCCTTCCCAGGCGAGGAACTGCATGACGTGCGAGCCGAAGCCACCGATGGCGCCCTCCTCCACCGTGATCAGCACTTCGTGCTCGCGCGCCAGGCGGCGGATCAGGTCGGTGTCGAGCGGCTTGGCGAAGCGGCATCCGCCACCGTCGCCGATAATCCGTAGCCGGACAATTTCTCGGCCGCCAGCAGCGCCTCGGCGAGGCGTGTGCCGTAGGACAGAATCGCGATGGAAGTGCCTTCCTTCCAGATCTTGCCCTTGCCGATTTGGAGCGGCACGCCTTCGAGCGGGCCGCTCGATGGTGCCCCAGCCCTCGCCGCGCGGGTAGCGCAGCGCCGACGGCCGGTCGTCGATCTGGGCCGTGGTCGCGACCATGTGGACGAGTTCCGCTTCGTTGGCGGCGGCCATCAGCACGAAGTTCGGCAAGGTGCCGAGATAGGCGATGTCGAACGAGCCGGCATGGGTGGCGCCGTCGGCGCCGACCAGGCCGGCGCGGTCCATCGCGAAACGCACCGGCAGCGACTGGATCGCCACGTCGTGCACCACCTGGTCATAGGCGCGCTGCAGGAAGGTCGAATAGATCGCGCAATAGGGCTTCATGCCGTCGGCGGCGAGGCCGGCGGCGAAGGTCACGGCGTGTTGCTCGGCGATGCCGACATCGAAGGTGCGTGTCGGAAAGACCTGCTGGAACAGATCGATGCCCGTGCCGGACGGCATCGCGGCGGTGATGGCGACGATGCGGCTGTCCTCTTGGCCTCCATGATGAGGCTCTCGCCGAACACCTTCTGATAGGCCGGCGCCTTGGAGTTGGACTTCTTCTGCTCGCCGGTGATGACGTCGAACTTGGTCACGCCATGATATTTGTCGGCGCTGGCCTCGGCGGGCGCGTAGCCCTTGCCCTTCTTGGTCACGACATGGACGAGCACCGGCCCATTCTTCATGTCGCGGACGTTTTCGAGCACCGGGATCAGGTGATCCAGATTGTGCCCGTCGATCGGGCCGACATAGTAGAAGCCGAGTTCCTCGAACAGCGTGCCGCCGGTGACCATGCCGCGGGGCATATTCCTCGGCGCGGCCGGCGGCGACCTTCATCGGCCGCGGCAGCACGCTCGCGATCTTCTTGCCGAGATTGCGCAGGCCCCGATAGGGCCGGCTCGACACCAGGCGCGCGAGATAGGCGCTCATCGCGCCGACCGGCGGGGCGATCGACATGTCGTTGTCGTTGAGGATCACGATCAGCCGCGCGTCCATCGCGCCGGCATTGTTCATCGCCTCATAGGCCATGCCGGCGCTCATCGCGCCGTCGCCGATCACCGCCACGACATTGTTGCGCTCGCCCTTGAGGTCGCGCGCCACCGCGAAGCCGAGGCCGGCGGAGATCGAGGTCGAGGAATGCGCCGCGCCGAACGGATCGTATTCGCTCTCGCTGCGCTTGGTGAATCCGGAAAGCCCGCCGCCCTGGCGCAGCGTGCGCATGCGGTCGCGGCGGCCGGTGACGATCTTGTGCGGATAGGCCTGGTGGCCGACGTCCCAGATGATCTTGTCCTTGGGCGTGTCGAACACATAGTGCAGCGGCCGTCGTCAGCTCCACCACGCCGAGGCCGGCGCCGAGATGACCGCCGGTCACCGAGACGACGTCGATGGTCTCCTTGCGCAGCTCGTCGGCGAACTGGCGCAGCTCGGTCTTGTCGAGGGCGCGCAACGCGGCCGGGTCGCCAACACGGTCAAGAAGCGGCGTTTTGGTAGGCAAAGCCATGGCAAACTGTTCTCCGCGCGAAAGCGCGCTGTTTTGCATTGCGAAAAAGGTCGGCCTTTTTGGAACTCAAATCAAGCCGATCCGAGGTCTAATGGTTCCGCGCCCGTTGCAGTTCCGCCACCATGGACGATCTTCTCCAGGCGGCTTTCGGCGGCCTTCAGCTTTTTCTCGCAATGCGCTTTCAGCACCTGGCCGCGCTCGTAAAGCGCGATGGAATCCTCCAGATCGACTTCGCCCCTGCTCCAGCCGGGCGACGATCTGTTCGAGTTCCTTGAGCGCGGTCTCGAAACTCAATTCGTCGACCGCGACGGCTTCTGTCTTGGCTTTGCCGACCATGTTTTGTTTTGCTCCCAGCGGGCGCCCGGCTTTGCCCGAAAACCCGAACCGCTTCAACAGGGCGCGTGACGCGTGCGGACCGTGCGTCGGCGGCTTCGATGAGCAGCATGCGTTTAACGTGGCAGCACGCCCGATACACCGACGTTTATATATGGGTGCGATGCAGCAAGGTCGCGCGACCCGGGCTGCCAAAACATCGTCCGCGCGGCTCCGCTCGCGACGGCCGGGGCCTGGATTCTATCAAGCATCGGATCGTCCGCCTTTGGATCAATGGCTTTGCCGGAGAGCTTCTCGATGCCGGCGAGATCGCAGGGCCGAGTTGCACAGTTCCGGGATCGCTGCACGGGGCCGGTTCGC
This genomic interval carries:
- a CDS encoding transketolase C-terminal domain-containing protein, with translation MPLQIGKGKIWKEGTSIAILSYGTRLAEALLAAEKLSGYGLSATVADAASPSRSTPT
- the aroC gene encoding chorismate synthase, producing the protein MSFNTFGHLFRVTTFGESHGPAIGCVIDGCPPGIALSEADIQADLDRRRPGQSKFVTQRQEPDTVKILSGVFQDERMAAQVTTGTPIALLIENVDQRSKDYGEIRDKFRPGHADYTYFAKYGVRDYRGGGRQSARETASRVAAGAVARKVLASLYPEARVRGALVQMGTKTIDCAKWDWTEVANNPFFCPDAGAVAPWTEYLEGVRKAGSSVGAVIEVVAAGIPAGLGAPVYAKLDGDLAAAMMSINAVKGVEIGDGFGAAALTGEENADEMRAGNDGKPRFLANHAGGILGGISTGQPIVCRFAVKPTSSILSPRLTVDVHNAETDIQTKGRHDPCVGIRAVPVGEAMMACVLADHALRQRAQVG
- a CDS encoding histidine phosphatase family protein, whose protein sequence is MIRHGECEHNVAGRAASWDDSPLTARGRGQARGNGALLGEIAGDLSGFDFFASPLHRTCTTMELVREAAGLPPTGYRADHRLMEIHFGDHTWMTREEIANVDPLLPGLDDKDDWDYVRPRGESWAGLHERVARFLPTLTRDAVIVTHYGPARAIRAHYLGLTPEETKRYKPPHAGIMRLSQGTEAIFGD
- a CDS encoding 1-deoxy-D-xylulose-5-phosphate synthase N-terminal domain-containing protein, translating into MPRGMVTGGTLFEELGFYYVGPIDGHNLDHLIPVLENVRDMKNGPVLVHVVTKKGKGYAPAEASADKYHGVTKFDVITGEQKKSNSKAPAYQKVFGESLIMEAKRTAASSPSPPRCRPARASICSSRSFRHAPSMSASPSNTP
- a CDS encoding TlyA family RNA methyltransferase: MVAQGSVCLDVGASTGGFTEVLLERGARKVYAVDVGHAQMHPKVRRDERVVACDGVNARALTREQVKETPMAVVIDVSFIGLKLALPPALSLAGSGAWLVALVKPQFEVGRFAVGKGGIVKDAEARDAAVKDVADWIADQAGWTICGHMESPIEGGDGNREYLIAAKKM
- a CDS encoding transketolase C-terminal domain-containing protein, which encodes MLITVEEGAIGGFGSHVMQFLAWEGLLDRGLKVRPMVLPDRFQDHDTPDRMYEAAGLDAKAIVATALNALGREREAEAAGKIA
- a CDS encoding C13 family peptidase, yielding MKIFAFVLGVLGAALAVSAASAAGFSDWAAIVVAGDWHSHSGAPSEVFDNGRRDIAADLARLGFSPGNTIQFSVRPDIHPGTEPSDKQDIANQLWDLSNRTTGGCFVYFTSHGSPDGIVLGDTTFAPEPMATMIDNACGSRPTVVFVAACFSGVFVPALAAPNRFVMTAARPDRPSFGCGDNDHYTFFDNCWLDSVGGVGDFGGLADAIRACVSRKEAEIKAYPSEPQLSIGTQIAAAMPRWR